The proteins below are encoded in one region of Clostridium estertheticum:
- the nadE gene encoding NAD(+) synthase, translated as MDKIKQQKIMKEFAIPHPFKDESDEKYANRMIEETSDFLKKYAQATGKKGYVCHLTGGVDSFVTSMLIRKAGLELINLSLPFGIKQDIDDVEKAKCVIKPEVFKTYDIMGPVIESIELLRDLPSSKVDIGNTKARIRMTVLYRIAEVYDVLVAGVSNAAELSLGMMTKYGDGAADVQPLAGITKGVVYEMAKILNAPQSIIDKLSTTGVWDNGTNQKIVTELNHQVCIYLRGGDIEGAYEEKILKLYEISKHKRHLPVLLKDTWWIE; from the coding sequence ATGGATAAAATTAAACAACAAAAAATTATGAAAGAATTTGCTATACCTCATCCTTTTAAAGATGAGTCAGATGAAAAATATGCAAATAGAATGATAGAAGAAACTTCTGATTTTTTAAAAAAGTATGCGCAAGCTACAGGTAAAAAAGGGTATGTTTGTCATCTTACAGGTGGAGTAGATAGTTTCGTTACAAGTATGCTAATTAGAAAAGCTGGACTAGAATTAATTAATTTATCACTTCCTTTTGGAATAAAACAAGATATAGATGATGTAGAAAAAGCTAAATGTGTGATAAAACCAGAGGTGTTCAAAACCTATGATATAATGGGTCCTGTTATTGAATCTATTGAACTTTTACGTGATTTACCTTCTTCAAAGGTAGATATTGGGAATACAAAAGCTAGAATAAGAATGACTGTATTATATAGAATAGCTGAAGTTTATGATGTTTTAGTTGCTGGTGTCTCAAATGCTGCAGAGTTATCACTAGGCATGATGACTAAATATGGTGATGGTGCGGCAGATGTACAACCACTTGCAGGAATAACAAAAGGTGTAGTATATGAAATGGCAAAAATACTTAATGCACCTCAATCTATAATTGATAAGCTTTCTACAACTGGTGTATGGGATAATGGAACAAATCAAAAAATAGTAACAGAACTAAATCATCAGGTTTGTATATATTTAAGAGGTGGAGATATAGAAGGAGCATATGAGGAAAAAATATTAAAGC
- the rnfB gene encoding RnfABCDGE type electron transport complex subunit B, with translation MSNLEIAIAVLIVMTIVGLVFGLVLAFANKKFSIEINPLIHIVEDILPKGQCGACGFAGCMAYAEAVVMNDEVPPNLCVPGKAAVAKLVADLTGKAALEVEPKVAFVHCAGSTDKAVKAYEYKGVQDCVAASLLQGGPKGCQYGCLGFGTCVNNCPFDAMTMGDNGLPIIDEEKCTGCGKCKSVCPKKVIDLVSPGIHVAINCNSKDKGAVARKLCTIACIGCGICVKNCSHGAIKIENNLAVVDSKICVSECSEATCTHKCPTGAIKTFIKEAPSANIAAEPVKNKTLSE, from the coding sequence ATGAGTAATTTAGAAATTGCAATTGCAGTGTTAATTGTAATGACAATAGTTGGATTGGTGTTTGGTTTAGTTTTAGCATTTGCTAATAAAAAGTTTTCTATTGAAATAAATCCATTGATTCATATCGTTGAAGATATATTACCAAAAGGTCAGTGTGGAGCCTGTGGATTTGCTGGTTGTATGGCATATGCAGAAGCTGTAGTTATGAATGATGAGGTACCACCAAATCTTTGTGTTCCAGGTAAAGCAGCTGTTGCAAAATTGGTAGCTGATTTAACTGGTAAAGCAGCATTAGAAGTGGAACCAAAGGTTGCTTTTGTACATTGCGCTGGCAGCACAGATAAAGCTGTTAAGGCTTACGAGTATAAAGGTGTACAAGACTGCGTTGCAGCATCATTACTACAGGGAGGACCTAAGGGATGTCAATATGGTTGTCTTGGTTTTGGAACTTGTGTTAACAATTGTCCCTTTGATGCAATGACAATGGGTGATAATGGATTACCTATTATTGATGAAGAAAAATGTACAGGCTGCGGAAAATGTAAATCAGTTTGTCCAAAGAAAGTTATTGATTTAGTTTCACCTGGAATTCATGTGGCTATAAATTGTAATTCAAAAGACAAAGGCGCTGTAGCTCGTAAACTTTGTACTATAGCGTGTATTGGGTGTGGAATTTGTGTTAAAAATTGTTCCCACGGTGCAATAAAAATTGAAAACAATTTAGCTGTAGTAGACAGTAAAATTTGTGTTTCAGAGTGTAGTGAAGCTACTTGCACACATAAGTGTCCTACTGGAGCAATTAAAACTTTTATAAAAGAAGCTCCATCAGCAAATATAGCAGCAGAACCAGTTAAAAATAAAACTTTATCTGAATAA
- a CDS encoding electron transport complex protein RnfA, translating into MGHYLTILASNIVVNNFVLTRFLGLCIFFGVSKSLNASIGIGMAVTSVMTLSSMMAWLVYHFVLMPFHLTFLTTVVFVLLIASFVQLLEMIIKKHAPTLYNMWGIYLLLIATNCIVFSVPLLNVENNNSFLDSAVTAVGAGLGFTLAIVLMASLREKLRLADVPKPLQGLGVAFILAGMLALAFLGFSGMIPV; encoded by the coding sequence ATGGGGCATTATTTAACCATACTTGCAAGTAATATAGTTGTAAACAATTTCGTTTTAACAAGGTTTTTAGGGCTTTGTATTTTCTTTGGAGTTTCAAAAAGTTTAAATGCATCTATTGGTATTGGAATGGCTGTAACTTCTGTTATGACATTAAGCTCTATGATGGCTTGGTTAGTTTACCATTTTGTATTAATGCCTTTTCATTTAACATTTTTAACAACAGTGGTATTTGTACTTCTAATTGCTAGTTTTGTTCAGCTTTTAGAAATGATTATTAAAAAACATGCACCTACTTTATATAATATGTGGGGAATTTATTTATTATTAATTGCTACAAATTGTATTGTATTTAGTGTACCACTTTTAAATGTAGAAAATAATAATTCGTTTTTAGACAGTGCGGTAACTGCAGTAGGTGCCGGTTTAGGCTTTACTTTGGCAATCGTCCTTATGGCAAGTTTAAGAGAAAAATTAAGACTTGCGGATGTCCCAAAACCACTTCAAGGGCTTGGTGTAGCGTTTATTTTAGCTGGAATGCTTGCATTAGCCTTCTTAGGTTTTTCTGGGATGATACCAGTATAA
- the rsxE gene encoding electron transport complex subunit RsxE, with the protein MRELWNIFKKGIIEENPIFVLALSLCPALAVTSSALNSLVMGLAVMFVITANNMVVSVTRKLVNPTVRVPVYITSVATIVTVVQLVLQAYLPALNKALGIYLALIVVFAIILARAEVFASKNKVIPSMFDGLGMGCGFALGLVLIGVVRELIGAGTLFGIKILGAWYNPALIMVLSPGAFILIGYMVAGFKMWIEHSEKVKLERGEM; encoded by the coding sequence ATGAGAGAGTTATGGAACATATTTAAAAAAGGGATTATTGAAGAGAACCCAATTTTTGTTCTTGCACTTAGTCTTTGCCCAGCACTCGCGGTAACTAGTAGTGCGCTAAACTCCTTGGTTATGGGACTTGCGGTAATGTTTGTTATTACTGCTAATAATATGGTTGTATCTGTTACTAGAAAATTAGTTAATCCGACGGTTCGTGTGCCGGTGTATATTACTTCAGTTGCAACAATTGTTACTGTAGTACAGTTAGTATTACAGGCATATTTGCCAGCACTTAATAAAGCTTTAGGTATATATCTAGCATTGATAGTTGTTTTTGCAATTATTTTAGCTAGAGCAGAAGTTTTTGCTTCAAAGAATAAAGTTATTCCATCTATGTTTGATGGACTTGGAATGGGATGTGGGTTTGCACTTGGACTTGTATTAATCGGGGTAGTTCGTGAACTTATTGGTGCAGGAACATTATTTGGAATAAAAATTCTTGGTGCTTGGTATAATCCGGCACTTATCATGGTTTTATCACCAGGTGCATTTATATTAATTGGCTACATGGTAGCTGGTTTTAAGATGTGGATTGAGCATAGTGAAAAAGTTAAACTCGAGAGAGGTGAGATGTAA
- a CDS encoding FMN-binding protein translates to MSDENNIKPKVNHEKKYSIFQITINLTIACFISGLIIAVVYFFTAPVALKTAAGIKTDAMKSLVVGAQEFKPVKGKTEWFTAEKDGKVVGYVVPAESKGYGGAITMLVAVTPQGKIIEFTILTTKETPGLGDNASKDPFRNQFKGKAVKDLEVTKDPTKTNNIQAMTGATITSKAVTKGIKEAVQEVTQFVGRK, encoded by the coding sequence ATGTCAGATGAGAATAATATCAAGCCTAAAGTTAATCATGAGAAAAAATATAGCATTTTTCAAATCACTATAAATTTAACAATTGCCTGTTTTATATCAGGATTGATTATTGCTGTAGTATATTTTTTTACAGCACCGGTTGCATTAAAAACAGCGGCAGGAATTAAAACTGATGCAATGAAATCACTAGTGGTAGGTGCACAAGAATTTAAGCCTGTAAAGGGTAAGACAGAATGGTTTACTGCAGAAAAAGATGGAAAAGTAGTTGGATATGTTGTGCCAGCAGAAAGTAAAGGATATGGTGGAGCAATTACAATGCTTGTAGCAGTTACACCTCAAGGTAAAATTATTGAATTTACTATATTAACAACTAAAGAAACACCTGGACTTGGAGATAATGCAAGTAAAGATCCTTTTAGAAACCAATTTAAAGGTAAGGCAGTCAAAGATTTAGAAGTAACAAAAGATCCAACAAAAACAAATAATATTCAAGCTATGACTGGTGCTACCATTACTTCTAAAGCGGTAACTAAAGGCATTAAAGAAGCTGTGCAAGAAGTTACACAGTTTGTAGGGAGGAAATAA
- a CDS encoding RnfABCDGE type electron transport complex subunit D, whose product MSEVKLQENLFTVSTSPHIRAEASISKIMWTVTMALTPAALFAIYHFGTSALFVLLAGSLSAVGFEYIVQKLRKKPVTISDGSAFLTGLLLSMCLPPAIPPYMAIVGSFIAIVIAKHAMGGLGYNIFNPAHIGRAALMVSWPVAMTTWSKFTSSVDVVSTATPLNILKQQGYSKLIDTFGSAPQMYKDMFIGFRNGSIGETSTVLLIIGGIYLIYKGYANWVVPAFMIGTVGILTWICGPTGLFTGDPLFHMMAGGLIIGAFFMATDMVTIPITKKGQIVFAIGAGVITVLIRLKGGYPEGVCYSILLMNAVTPLIDRLMKPVKFGARG is encoded by the coding sequence ATGAGTGAAGTAAAATTACAAGAGAATCTCTTTACCGTGTCAACGTCTCCACATATACGTGCAGAAGCATCTATTTCTAAAATTATGTGGACTGTTACTATGGCATTAACGCCAGCTGCACTTTTCGCAATTTATCATTTTGGAACGTCTGCTTTATTCGTATTACTTGCGGGAAGTTTGTCTGCGGTAGGATTTGAATATATAGTACAAAAACTTAGAAAAAAACCAGTAACTATTTCTGATGGAAGTGCATTTTTAACGGGACTATTGCTTTCAATGTGTTTACCACCAGCAATACCACCTTATATGGCAATTGTTGGTTCATTTATAGCTATAGTAATTGCAAAACATGCTATGGGTGGTCTTGGATATAATATTTTCAATCCAGCTCATATTGGTCGTGCTGCGCTTATGGTTTCATGGCCAGTTGCTATGACAACTTGGTCAAAGTTCACATCAAGCGTAGACGTAGTGTCTACTGCAACACCTTTAAATATTTTAAAACAACAAGGATATTCAAAATTAATAGATACTTTTGGAAGTGCACCTCAAATGTATAAAGATATGTTTATTGGCTTTCGTAATGGAAGTATTGGTGAAACATCTACGGTTTTACTAATTATTGGAGGTATATATTTAATTTATAAAGGTTATGCAAATTGGGTAGTTCCTGCATTTATGATCGGAACTGTAGGTATTTTAACTTGGATATGTGGACCAACAGGTTTATTTACTGGAGATCCGTTATTTCATATGATGGCTGGAGGCCTTATTATAGGAGCTTTTTTCATGGCTACAGATATGGTTACCATTCCAATTACAAAGAAAGGGCAGATAGTTTTTGCTATTGGCGCTGGAGTTATTACTGTTTTAATCAGGCTTAAGGGTGGATACCCTGAAGGGGTTTGTTATTCTATTTTATTAATGAATGCAGTTACACCACTTATTGATCGCTTGATGAAGCCAGTAAAATTTGGAGCAAGGGGGTAG
- the rsxC gene encoding electron transport complex subunit RsxC, whose amino-acid sequence MIKSFRGGIHPNGSKNYTASKPIEIATLPSKVVIPVSQHIGAPCVPTVAKGDYVKKGQVIATSPAFVSSPVHASISGMVKDIALYPHPVFGKCLSIVIENDGKDEWIEGIPLVRDWEKLNSDEIKGIIKEAGIVGMGGATFPTFVKLSPPKDKKIDTFILNAAECEPFLTADHRMMLEHSDKIAIGVKLVMKVLGVEKAFVGIEDNKPDAVIAMQKAFEGTTVKVMAIPTKYPQGAEKMLIKVLVDREVPSGSLPMDVGVVVQNVGTVVAICDAVVSGIPLIERVTTISGSAVKEPKNLLLRIGTTFEDAIENCGGFKEPPAKIIMGGPMMGFAQSNLNISIIKGVSGILGLTKKDINNGTQSPCIRCGKCVSVCPCGLNPSMLSILGERDMYEEAKLEQNLFDCAECGSCVYVCPAKRNIVQYIKYSKMRNNADAAKKKEALAK is encoded by the coding sequence GTGATAAAAAGTTTTCGTGGAGGAATACATCCAAATGGTTCTAAAAATTACACCGCGAGCAAGCCTATAGAAATAGCAACTTTACCAAGTAAAGTTGTTATTCCTGTGAGCCAGCATATCGGTGCTCCTTGTGTGCCAACTGTAGCAAAGGGTGATTATGTAAAGAAGGGACAGGTTATAGCAACTAGTCCAGCTTTTGTTTCAAGTCCAGTACATGCATCTATATCAGGTATGGTTAAAGATATAGCTTTGTATCCTCATCCGGTATTTGGAAAATGTCTTTCTATCGTAATTGAAAATGATGGAAAAGACGAATGGATAGAAGGAATCCCTCTTGTTCGCGACTGGGAGAAGTTAAATTCTGATGAAATAAAAGGCATCATTAAAGAAGCAGGTATCGTTGGAATGGGCGGAGCTACTTTCCCAACTTTCGTAAAATTATCACCACCAAAAGATAAGAAAATAGATACTTTTATTTTGAATGCAGCAGAATGTGAGCCTTTTTTAACAGCAGATCACAGAATGATGCTTGAACATTCAGATAAAATTGCTATTGGAGTAAAATTAGTAATGAAGGTTCTTGGAGTTGAAAAAGCATTTGTTGGAATAGAAGACAATAAACCAGATGCTGTTATTGCTATGCAAAAGGCGTTTGAAGGAACTACAGTTAAAGTAATGGCGATACCAACTAAATATCCACAAGGTGCGGAAAAAATGCTTATTAAAGTACTTGTAGATCGTGAGGTTCCATCAGGAAGCTTACCAATGGATGTTGGGGTTGTTGTTCAAAACGTAGGTACAGTCGTTGCAATTTGTGACGCAGTTGTAAGTGGAATTCCATTAATTGAAAGAGTAACAACAATAAGTGGAAGTGCTGTTAAAGAACCTAAAAATCTTTTGCTTAGAATTGGAACAACATTTGAAGATGCTATTGAGAATTGTGGCGGATTTAAAGAACCACCAGCTAAAATTATTATGGGTGGTCCTATGATGGGATTTGCTCAATCAAATTTAAATATTTCTATAATTAAAGGGGTTTCTGGAATACTTGGATTAACTAAGAAAGATATTAATAATGGAACTCAATCTCCCTGTATTCGTTGTGGAAAATGTGTAAGTGTTTGCCCTTGTGGACTTAATCCAAGTATGCTAAGTATACTCGGAGAAAGAGATATGTATGAGGAAGCAAAACTTGAACAAAATCTTTTCGATTGTGCTGAATGTGGAAGCTGTGTTTATGTATGTCCAGCTAAACGTAATATTGTACAATACATTAAATACAGTAAAATGAGAAACAATGCAGATGCTGCTAAAAAAAAGGAGGCTCTAGCTAAATGA
- a CDS encoding SoxR reducing system RseC family protein — MVKEEEGIIIEISKDNIAKVKVGRHNECKNCGACPGDNSVVIEAKNPIGAKIGQRIAFEMKDTNMLMAAFVVYILPLVLVVIGVIVGQVIARKFGYSVLGFQIGGGIITFVLSIINIKHFEKYAHNNDKMQPVITKSLS, encoded by the coding sequence GTGGTAAAGGAAGAAGAAGGAATTATAATAGAGATTTCTAAGGATAATATTGCGAAAGTAAAAGTAGGAAGGCATAATGAGTGTAAAAATTGTGGTGCATGTCCTGGCGACAATTCAGTTGTAATAGAGGCTAAAAATCCTATTGGAGCTAAAATTGGTCAACGAATTGCATTTGAAATGAAAGATACAAATATGTTAATGGCGGCTTTTGTTGTATATATACTTCCTCTTGTTCTAGTTGTAATAGGTGTTATTGTCGGACAAGTAATAGCTAGAAAATTTGGGTATTCTGTTCTGGGATTTCAAATTGGAGGCGGAATAATAACATTTGTATTATCAATTATTAATATAAAACATTTTGAAAAGTACGCTCATAATAATGACAAAATGCAACCTGTGATTACTAAAAGTTTATCTTGA
- a CDS encoding cyclase family protein, whose amino-acid sequence MIIYDISMIIEKDMGVYKNKEEKRPIIKFESKIPKDKINESSLYMNVHTGTHIDAAFHVDNDGDTIDVIDLTKLIRKCRVIDLTKVIGSITKEDLMDKNIKPFEFLLLKTKNSFKEGYESDFVYLSISGAEYLAEKEIVGVAIDSFGIERAQPGHETHKTLFNKGIIIIEGVRLKEVSEDEYFMCALPLKIKGVDGAPARIVLIKDLMIL is encoded by the coding sequence ATGATTATATATGATATATCTATGATTATTGAAAAGGATATGGGAGTATACAAGAATAAAGAGGAAAAAAGACCAATAATTAAATTTGAAAGTAAAATCCCAAAAGATAAAATAAATGAATCTAGTTTGTATATGAATGTGCATACAGGAACTCATATTGATGCAGCATTTCATGTGGATAATGATGGCGATACAATTGATGTTATAGATCTAACTAAATTGATTAGGAAATGTAGAGTAATAGACTTAACTAAAGTTATAGGTTCAATAACAAAAGAGGATCTTATGGATAAAAACATTAAGCCCTTTGAATTCTTATTACTTAAAACTAAAAATTCATTTAAAGAGGGGTATGAATCAGACTTTGTATATCTTTCAATAAGTGGAGCAGAGTACTTGGCAGAAAAGGAAATAGTGGGTGTGGCAATAGATTCCTTTGGAATAGAGAGAGCTCAGCCGGGTCATGAAACCCATAAAACACTTTTTAATAAAGGCATAATTATAATAGAGGGTGTTAGGTTAAAAGAAGTTTCAGAAGATGAATACTTCATGTGTGCGCTTCCACTTAAAATTAAAGGTGTAGATGGTGCACCTGCTAGAATAGTTTTAATAAAGGACTTAATGATATTATAA
- the zwf gene encoding glucose-6-phosphate dehydrogenase, which translates to MEKNMDIELSSMFVIFGGTGDLTKRKLIPAIFSLMHEGKLSENFTIVSIGRREKTSEQYRTEMHEYVKEFSRFPLNSKLWDNFIKRIFYKNFDFTSNDQGYKDLDLFLETMETEYSTRGNRLYYLAVAPEFFEGIIRNLKNNNMVCKSIGWQRVMIEKPFGSNLKTARILNDNISKLIPEEDIFRIDHYLGKEMIQNILAIRFGNSLFEPLWNANYIDNIQITSNELIGVENRGAYYENAGILKDMLQNHLLQMLTMIAMEPPVDFDPESIRDEKVKVLKSLRPFTSASLKEDIVRGQYGPGTVNEASVVGYRQEERVSSKSNTDTFIALKTYIDNFRFGGVPIYIRAGKRMDTKSTEIVIQFKKLAGINYYKEFDQIGNNLLVLKIQPEEGFYFQINAKKPGNDFKMEKVELDYCQSCKYLNDSPEAYEKLLLEAIRNNSSLFTRWDELEYSWKFIESIEKGYENDVSNYPNYAAGTPGPTGAVDLIEKDGRQWWNTEI; encoded by the coding sequence ATGGAGAAAAATATGGATATAGAACTTTCTAGTATGTTTGTAATTTTTGGTGGAACTGGTGATCTGACAAAAAGAAAACTTATTCCGGCTATTTTTAGCTTAATGCATGAGGGAAAATTATCTGAGAATTTTACAATTGTGTCTATAGGAAGACGAGAAAAGACAAGTGAACAGTATAGGACAGAAATGCATGAGTATGTAAAAGAATTCTCTAGATTTCCTTTGAATAGTAAATTATGGGATAATTTCATCAAGAGAATATTCTATAAGAATTTTGATTTTACTTCAAATGATCAAGGATATAAGGATTTAGATTTGTTTTTGGAAACAATGGAGACTGAATATTCAACAAGAGGAAATAGATTATATTATTTAGCAGTTGCACCAGAGTTTTTTGAGGGTATAATTAGAAACTTAAAAAACAATAATATGGTTTGTAAATCAATAGGCTGGCAGAGAGTAATGATAGAAAAGCCTTTTGGATCAAATTTGAAAACTGCGAGAATTTTAAATGATAATATATCAAAACTTATACCGGAAGAAGATATATTTAGAATAGATCATTATTTAGGAAAGGAAATGATCCAAAATATATTAGCAATTAGATTTGGTAATTCTCTATTCGAACCTTTATGGAATGCAAATTATATTGATAATATCCAAATTACGTCTAATGAACTAATAGGTGTAGAAAACAGAGGGGCATATTATGAAAATGCGGGTATATTAAAAGATATGCTTCAAAATCATTTATTACAGATGCTTACAATGATTGCAATGGAACCTCCAGTGGATTTTGATCCGGAATCTATAAGAGATGAAAAAGTTAAGGTGCTTAAATCGCTAAGACCTTTTACTTCGGCGTCATTAAAGGAAGATATAGTTCGAGGGCAATATGGTCCGGGAACAGTTAATGAAGCCAGTGTAGTGGGCTATAGACAAGAAGAAAGGGTATCTAGTAAATCTAATACAGATACATTTATAGCGCTTAAGACTTATATAGATAATTTCCGTTTTGGAGGAGTGCCCATTTATATAAGAGCAGGAAAAAGAATGGATACAAAAAGTACGGAAATAGTTATTCAGTTTAAAAAACTTGCTGGAATTAATTATTATAAAGAATTTGACCAAATAGGTAATAATCTTTTAGTTTTAAAAATTCAGCCAGAGGAGGGCTTTTATTTTCAAATAAATGCTAAAAAGCCTGGTAATGACTTTAAAATGGAAAAGGTAGAGTTAGATTATTGCCAAAGTTGTAAGTATTTAAATGATTCGCCTGAGGCCTATGAGAAGTTGTTGCTTGAAGCAATTAGAAATAATTCATCTTTATTTACAAGGTGGGATGAACTTGAATATTCTTGGAAATTCATTGAAAGTATTGAAAAAGGATATGAGAATGATGTTTCTAATTACCCTAACTACGCGGCGGGAACACCAGGACCTACGGGAGCAGTAGATTTAATTGAAAAGGATGGCAGACAGTGGTGGAATACTGAAATCTAA
- a CDS encoding penicillin-binding transpeptidase domain-containing protein gives MKGKRERGKRILIVALLFSLVFSALVGRMVYLMAVNGSKYKSLALQQQTKNIAVPPIRGAILDRNGQELALSMNIYRLDVDLNVLKKYLVDKKIPEEQADLQLSKILNIDKNKIKEILDDKDSKGNPLQFVSLKRKVEKKVVDKIKALKYSGIIISKDVERTYPNDNFLSHVMGHTNLDGNGVNGVELSYNNELAGVPGVKVVETDRDSNELPYTEAVTVQPVNGKDLTLTIDERVQELAQKVAKETLAKNGAKSVSITIMNPKNGEIMAMANAPDYNLNIPYVEGKTSKETQEIWKNRAISSAFEPGSIFKVITSAAALQNNAVTDKDRFISNGSIKVGNKLLYSDNKENYGIETFSDIIKNSDNVGFVKLGQMIGKANFYKFIELAGFGQKTNVDMPGEGTGIVKDLNNITPIDLATMAYGQGVAVTQIQYIAAFNAVANGGTWITPHVMKDISHIENGKKVIEKQFSNLNEKTIMSKEKAAQLRTYLERVVKEGTAVGTYIDGYHIAGKTGTANKVNSIDGGYNTGKYVSSFAGMAPASDPKVSLVITIEEPNASNYYAAQTAVPAARKLFLELFPIINMAPSNVSSTKK, from the coding sequence GTGAAAGGAAAACGGGAACGAGGTAAAAGAATTTTAATTGTAGCTTTATTATTTTCTTTGGTATTTAGTGCTCTTGTTGGCAGAATGGTTTATTTAATGGCCGTTAACGGGTCGAAGTATAAATCTTTGGCATTACAGCAGCAGACAAAAAATATAGCGGTACCTCCTATAAGAGGAGCGATTCTAGATAGAAATGGTCAAGAATTGGCATTAAGTATGAATATTTATAGACTAGATGTTGATTTGAATGTATTAAAAAAATATTTAGTAGACAAAAAAATACCAGAGGAACAAGCGGATCTTCAATTGTCGAAAATACTAAATATTGATAAGAACAAAATTAAGGAGATATTAGATGACAAAGATAGCAAAGGGAATCCATTACAATTTGTATCACTTAAAAGAAAGGTAGAAAAAAAAGTTGTGGATAAAATTAAGGCTCTAAAATATAGCGGAATAATAATTTCAAAAGATGTGGAGAGGACATACCCAAACGATAACTTTTTATCACATGTAATGGGGCATACCAATTTAGATGGAAATGGAGTCAATGGAGTTGAATTAAGTTACAATAATGAATTAGCAGGTGTTCCTGGAGTTAAGGTAGTTGAAACGGATAGGGATAGTAATGAATTACCTTATACGGAAGCAGTGACAGTTCAACCAGTAAACGGAAAGGATTTAACATTAACTATTGATGAACGAGTTCAAGAGTTAGCACAGAAAGTTGCAAAAGAAACATTAGCTAAAAATGGTGCAAAATCTGTAAGTATAACAATTATGAACCCAAAGAATGGTGAGATTATGGCAATGGCTAATGCACCAGATTATAATTTAAATATTCCATATGTAGAAGGTAAGACAAGCAAAGAAACACAGGAAATTTGGAAGAATAGAGCCATTAGCAGTGCATTTGAACCGGGATCAATTTTCAAGGTTATAACATCAGCTGCAGCGCTTCAAAATAATGCTGTAACAGATAAGGATCGATTTATAAGTAATGGTAGCATTAAGGTTGGAAATAAATTATTATATAGCGATAATAAAGAAAATTATGGAATTGAGACTTTCTCGGATATAATTAAGAATTCAGATAATGTTGGGTTTGTTAAACTAGGGCAGATGATAGGAAAGGCCAACTTTTATAAATTTATAGAGCTTGCTGGCTTTGGACAGAAAACGAATGTTGATATGCCGGGCGAGGGTACAGGGATTGTAAAAGACTTAAATAATATAACACCGATTGATCTTGCTACAATGGCATATGGACAAGGTGTTGCAGTTACCCAAATACAATATATTGCAGCGTTTAACGCAGTGGCAAACGGGGGAACATGGATAACACCACATGTTATGAAAGACATATCTCATATTGAAAATGGAAAAAAGGTTATAGAGAAGCAATTTAGTAATCTAAATGAGAAAACAATAATGAGCAAAGAAAAAGCAGCTCAGCTAAGAACGTATTTGGAAAGGGTAGTTAAAGAAGGAACAGCGGTTGGAACATATATTGACGGTTATCATATAGCAGGTAAAACTGGAACTGCAAATAAAGTTAACAGTATCGACGGAGGTTATAACACTGGTAAATATGTATCCTCATTTGCTGGTATGGCACCTGCCAGCGACCCAAAAGTGAGTTTAGTAATTACTATAGAGGAACCAAACGCTTCGAATTATTATGCTGCGCAAACGGCAGTACCTGCGGCGCGTAAGTTATTTTTAGAATTATTTCCAATAATCAATATGGCTCCTAGTAATGTGAGTAGTACAAAAAAATAA